A segment of the Bacillus pseudomycoides genome:
GAATGGATAGGATTAAAGTTTCATAGCATAGTTTATATAGAATGATATGTGTGAAAAACCTCTTCGAATGATGAAGAGGTTTTTATAATGCATCTTTAATTTTCTCAAGCACTTTTTTGCTGTTAAACCCACGTTCTCCCATACCAAATACTGCAATTAAACGATCATTTTCATCGAGTAGATAGGAGTTAGAAGTATGAATATAGAGTCCGCTTCCAGGGTCGCGGTACTGAAAGTTAAATGTGTCTGCTAGTTTTTTTGTTTCATCTTCATCCCCGCGAAGTAAGTGCCATCCTTTTGTTTTTTTCATTTCAAACGTATTGGAATATGTAGTTAATATTTCTTTTGTGTCGAACTTAGGATCAATGGTAATTGTAATAAATTCAACCTTTGTTCCAAACAGTTTTTCCTTCTCTAATTCGTCTCGTAAATGTTTCATTTTGTATGTCGTAACAGGACAAATATCAGGGCATTTTGTGTATATAAATTCTACAAGTTTAAGTTTCTTCGGTAGTTGATCAAAAGATAGCGTTGTACCATTTACATCCTCCATAACGATTCCGCGTGGTATTTCGGCAGAAGCTTTACGATAATCTGTAAAATAGTAAATTCCAATTCCAATTACAATGATTAAACCTAATGTGAACGTAATATAAATTTTTTTCAATTTCCATCCTCCTCCCAATTTTATTTTATAAGAAAAATCCGAAAATTTATGAGGAGGGATTGAAAATTGCATGACAATTCGACGGATTAGCTTGTTCTATTTTAGAAGGAACGAACTTACAATAATAAGAGACAGGCAGCATAGAGGAGGAGATACCGTGAAAAAGGTTATTACATGGTCGCTTTTTTTGTACGTTGGTTTTGCGCTATTTATATATTGGTATTTATTTGGATGGAATCATGAGATTATTCCAGATATGTATAAAGGCACGAGTGCGGATCCAGAGACATTTATGAATGCGAGAGAACTCACATTAAGTCAAGATTACTCGCGTGTGAAAAATTTACTCTTTTTCTTATCGACACCTTTGGAATGGATTATTTTATTGCTTGTCCTTGTTTTAGGGATATCAAAGCGTTTTGAAAAGTGGTCAAAAGAAACGGCAAAAGTACGGGTCATTCAAGTTGCGATCTATCTCTTTTATTTATCATTACTTACAACTGCTCTTGCGCTGCCGCTACAATGGATAAGTCATCAAATTTCAATTGATTACGGTATTTCAACACAATCCACTGCGAGTTGGATTAAAGATCATGTCATTGATTTTTGGGTCAATTATATTATGATGTTTCTCATCGTTTCTGTCCTTTTAGGGCTGATTCATAAATTTCCGAAGCGATGGTGGTTAGCAGGATGGGCGTTATCTGTACCATTTACAATTTTTTTAACATTTGTACAGCCCGTTTTAATTGATCCGTTATACCATGATTTTTCCACATTACAAAATAAAGAATTAGAGGAGAAAATTTTAGCAATTGCTGACAGGGCACATATCCCAACTGAGCATGTATATGAAGTGAACATGTCTGAAAAAACAACGGCGCTAAACGCATATGTGACAGGGATTGGATCGAATTCCCGAATTGTATTATGGGATACAACGCTCCAGCAGCTGAAGGATAAGGAAATTTTATTTATTATGGCTCATGAGATGGGACATTACGTGATGAAACATATATATTGGGGCGTGGCGAGTTATATCGTGTTAACGTTTATAGGGATGTATTTGATTAGTCGTATTATCAATATGTGTGTACGAAAATGGGGAGACACATTGCGCCTATCAAAGATGGCGTGCTTATCGATTATCCCATTGTTTTTTCTTATTTCCTCTGTGTTATCTTTTGCAGTAAGCCCACTATCAAACTATGTATCACGTATAGAAGAACGGGCGGCTGACCAATATGCTTTAGATATGACGAAGGATGGAAAGGCTGGTGTAAAGACGTTCCAGTATTTATCGAAAACAAGTTTAAGTCAAGTGAATCCACCGGCGTTAGTGAAGTTTTTCTTGTATACACATCCGCCAATTTTTGAAAGAATTCATGCGTTTGAGCAGTATGAGAAAGAAAAGAAATGAAATGAAATGAAATGAGGAGCAGCGGTGACGCTGCTTCTTTAATTGAATGGTTCTGTTAAAGTACAATGTTGATTTTTTCCTTTTTCTTGTTCAATGAAGCAGGTTAGTTGCACAAGAAGGAAAAAACAAACTTTTAATTGAAATTATTAGGGTCATTTTAATGAAAGGAGAGATCTGTTCATGGAATTATCAAGGTCTCAACTATTTGCTTTAGAGCATATTACAAAGTATGGAAGGAACCATAAACAGGAGGCTAAAGCAACAATTAATCATATACTTAAAATGTCTAGTATATCGGATAAAATATTTGAAAATGCTGTCGCTAATTTAAAGTCTCATGCAAGGATTAGTCTACATTTTCATCTAGATAGACTAGATTCGACTATGAAAAGCGTTGCTGAAGCACTGCTTGAGCAGGGAGTATATAAGAGCCAGTTTGAAACGTTTTTATCTAATGGCAGCGTATCCGCTTACCCTGGTGGTGAACGTGATCTTTGGGAGAAGAGAATTTTTGGAGGAGCATATCAACTGGAGGGCGTAACCAATAACCAACGGCCTAAATATGGAGCACTAAATTTGATGTTACATCCAGATGGGCCTGCTCCACGTTTTGGATCATGCTATTTTCTTCTATCTCCTAAGGCCTCTTATCGTTCCACATACACGTATTTGGATTCGCATCAAGATCCAAAAGAAAAGGGTACTTATGAAGAGTTTGACATCATTTTGGCTGCTCTCTTGGAAGAGGCGTTCTTAAGAGATTTTGCAATCGGTGAAAAAAATCTGACGCCAGCAAGATTAATCAATCATTTGCTGGTTAATCTGGAAAGACCGTTTACGGATCTAGCAAACAAAGAGCCAAAACGCAATCTTAATTACTATATTGAAGCCCAGGTTCATGGGGATATTTCTCTTAAAAAAGACGTGGAAGTGCTTGTTGCAGATCCTTCATTCAAGGACACTCATGTAGGGAGAACCTTAGAACAAATGTGCCTTAAGTATTCCATTGATCTTTATTGGCACATGGGCTTTGTACTTATGGTAGACGAAGTTCCTGCGGATTTTAGAGGTTCAACAATGCCTTCTTTGGCAAGGCACATTGCACGAAAAAATTTTATCGATGCGAGCATAATTGGATCTGCTGCAATGGACTTGAAACGAAATCCAGTATCTTGGAGCGATCGTGGAACTTATAAGGAGGTACTTCAGGAACTAAAACTATTGTGGCACGTTTTAGTGAGATATGGAAAGCCAAATCGAAAATTGAACGAAAGGTTGCATAATTAAATTTTAATGTTGATATTTAGATAAAATTGAAAGGGAACCTTTTTGCAAGGTTTCCCAATCATTAGATGAATAGACTCGCTACATTTTCAGCATTCTTGTTACAGAAATTATATAAATCATCGTCATCCATTCTTTATTTTACAATGCTAGTTTATGAAGCCTTTTTGATCAAACTCAAAAGGGTCTAGGATTGAGAGGCTTAAAAAATTATTCCTCGAGATCTATATTTCTTTAGTTATATCATATTTCAACAATTGTCGTTTATCATAGAACTTCTCATAAATAATACCCATTAAATAGAAAAATAATAGACCAAAACAAATGTGAATGAGTGTGAATTTAGCTCCAAATGAAGAAAATTCATACACTATAACCGGTAATTTTGCAGTTGTCCAAACTCCTAGAAAAAATACAATGTACCGTATGCTCGCTCCTTTTTTTAATAAAAGTGCCGCGATTGGAAAAGCAACATAGAGGGGACCAGCTGCAATTCCTCCTAATAATAGGGAGAACAAGATGCCATAGATGCCAGATTTTTTTCCCATATATTTAATTAATGTCTCTTTCTTCACCCACTGGTCAAGCAATCCTACGAATATTAAGACAGGAGGAAGTAGAAACAGCATATCTAAAATACTTTTCCCTGTTAATTGCAATGCGTTCCATCCCAACGGTTGGTTTATAAAAGTCAATATAATGAGTCCCAATAGTAAAATGAAAAAGAAACGATATCTTTTTAATTCATTCATACCATCACCACCCAAATAATATACGAGAATATGAGAGACATTAACAATGCAGATGCATTACGAGAATAAGCAAAACTTCGCCCAAATATCTTTTGTTCCATCGGTAAAGTTGTGATTCCTACTGACATTAATGTAGACATTAATGCCGCAACTTGAGGGAGGCCCGCACCATTTTGGACTAATGTATTTCCAAGAGGAAACACAACAAAGCTTGGAATGAGTGCAACAGAGCCAATTATTGCTGAATAAACAATACCGATGAATCCAGATTTTTCCCCAATGATGGAAGAAATGAAGGAAGGCGTTAATATAGATAGTGATAATCCAACGAAAAGCATAATTGATAGCATGGAAGGTATAAGATTACGAAACATTTTCCATGACTTTAATAGAGCATCTTTTGTTTTATTCCGATCCTTTACAAAAGAAATACTGATAAGAATAATGGCTAAAGAATAAAGGAGAGCGCCATTAATCATGATTAGACTCTTTCAAGTCTTTATATTTGTCTAAGAAAAATGATAAGTTTTTAATTTTTTCTTCAATATCTATTTGAAACTCTTCTAATTGTTTTTTTCCCACTGTAGTAATTTTGTACATCTTTCTCGGCTTATCTTGATCAGATGTGTCCAAATAAGACTCAACAGCACCTTCGTTTTCTAATTTTTTTAGGGTGCGGTATATGATGGCACTATCAATTGGATTGACGGGAAGCTCTTCCTCACATTTCTGCAGAAGTTTCCCTCCATAGCTATCGCCCTCTGTTAGAAACAGCAAAAGAAATGCACTTGTATGTCTCCCTGTATGTTTCATAAAACATCTAACCTCCTTCATGAAATGTAAAAAATAATTTTGTTATCATACTGTTAATAACATTATACTGTAGTTAACAGTAATATGTTACTGGCAGTATAACCTTAATATAATTTCATGTCAATTCTAAAATAAACAACATGTTTTTGATCAAGCTTTATTCTAAAGCTACAAACGGATCCGCCCATGCATAGAAGGGGTAGTACCTATTTTCGTCCCATGCCATGTGAAAACAATAGAGAGGATGTTACTTTTTGTTTACATAGCCGTGATGTATATGTCAGAAAATCAAAATAGATTGTTTAGGAAAGAAATATGTAAAATATGGTAGAATATAAAGGGGAGGGAGAGAAAATGAAGACGTATATGAGGAAAACAAAACTGGAGAGATGGTTAGATGTTTTTTCAATTCTTAGTATTGTCGTGATGATTGTATATATATTTATGAATTGGGCAACGTTACCTCATACTATTCCGACGCATTTTAACGCAAGCGGGGAAGCTGATGGTTTTGGTGGGAAGTGGAGGATATTTATTCATCCAATCGTTGGTCTAGGTTTGTATATTTTCTTTAACATATTAAATCGTTTTCCAAACCTCTTTAATTATCCAACTGATATGACTGCAGAAAATAAACCGCTAATATTTGTGAATTCTCGTAAACTGTTAAGCTGGATGAACTTGCAAATTATTATGTTCTGTATGTATAACACATGGGAAAATATACAGGTGGCTATAACAGGGAAAACGAGTATTTCTATGTGGCCTTTCATTATTTTCATTGCTGCTTTATTTGGGACAATGGTATTTTATATTGTAAGAGGAATGCGCATTGCTAATGCTACTTCATAAGAAAAGACTTAAGTGTAGGTTTAAAGTTTAGAAGATTACGAAATTTCATACGTAAATATGTGTTTCAGATTAATGGGGGTTGTTTTTATTGTTTCAAAAAAGCACCACAAATGTACTATTCCAAACAAAATCATTACCAGCTATAAAAATGATCATATCGATGTCTATTTTTGGCTCAATCGGATTTTTTTCAGTAAAAACAAATTTACCATCGTTTGAATTAGTGTTTGTTCGTTGTATTTGTGCCACTATATTTTTAACGTTATGTTGGATTGTGACAGGTCAGTTTAAAGAAGAGAAGTGGAACCGAAAAGAAGTGCTACAAATATTAGCGTGTGGTGTTTTTCTTGTTTTTAACTGGGTGTTTTTATTTAAAGCATTTGAAGTTATGTCAGTGACGATTGCGATTTCTGTATATCATCTTGCACCAATTATCGTATTAATGATTGGGAGTGTCGTGTTCAAAGAAAAGTTAACAGTGTTATCTGTTATTTCGATTGTTATTTGTTTTCTCGGTACGATTTTAGTAGCGGGAGTAGATGGGAATATTTCTTTAGAGAAGTTAATGTCTTCTGGAATGGTTTGGGCATTACTTGCAGCGCTATTCTACGCATTTACGACCTTGTTAGGAAAAGGAATTAAACAAATAAGTGCATATGCGATGACATTTTTACAAACTTTTTTAGGTGTATTTTTATTACTGCCATTTGTCGATTTTGGAGCATTTCAAGGGTTAACAGAGAGTAATTGGATTGCGATTACAGCAACGGGACTTATCCATACTGGTTTCGTTTACTATTTATTCTTTGATAGCTTAAGAGATTTACCAACAAGGCTTATTTCTGTATTAGTGTTTTTGGACCCGGGTGTAGCAATTCTATTGGATACAGTATTTACGGGATTTCGACCGACCGTAATGCAGACAGCAGGAATTTTTCTTATTTTTATTGGAATGGCACTTACTTTTCAAAAATCAAAAGCAAGAACAGGCGTACAAGAAGAAAAAGCTTATTCTGAAGTATAGTAGATAGTATTACATAAAGTGCCCCCATCGTTGTTGTATAACAACGATGGTTTTTTTATTTGTAAAGAGTAACAGATAGAAAATTTGAATAGGTTGTCAAATGTGATGTTGCTTCCGTTTGTTAGTCATTAAAGTAATGTTTTTGTATAAATGGATGTTGTGAAAAAGAATTAATTTTCAAAAAACTCCTTCACTTTCTGAAAAATTGTTATATAATATAAACATAAAATCAAATCTGTTATAAAACAGTTTTAAAAAGGAGATGCTAATATGTCGACGCAAACTTCACGGGTTACACTCGCTCTAGAAGTATTACCGGCGTATGGGGAAATTTTGACACCGGAAGCACTCAATTTTTTAAGAGAGTTGCATGAGAATTTTAACAGCCGCCGCATGAGCTTATTACAAAAACGAGTAGAGAAACAAAAGAGGATTAATGCAGGAGAATTTCCAAGTTTTTTACCAGAAACAGCGCATATACGTGCTGGAGATTGGACAATTGCCCAGCTTCCGAAAGATTTAGAAGATCGGCGTGTAGAGATTACAGGTCCAGTAGATCGTAAGATGGTGATTAATGCTTTAAATTCAGGTGCACATCTTTTTATGGCAGATTTTGAAGATTCTAACTCACCGACGTGGCATAATGCGATAGATGGCCAGATTAACTTAAGAGATGCGGTGGAGGGAACGATTTCATATAAGAATCCGAGTGGCAAGGAATACCGCTTGGGAGATAAAACAGCTGTACTTATCGTTCGCCCGCGCGGTTGGCATTTAGAAGAAAAACATATGTTAGTTGATGGGGAAAAGATGTCAGGTAGTCTTGTTGACTTTGGTTTGTACTTTTTCCATAATGCGAAAACATTATTAGAAAAAGGAAGCGGGCCATATTTGTACTTACCGAAAATGGAAAGCTATTTGGAAGCGAGATTGTGGAATGATGTTTTTATTTTTGCTCAGAAATATATTGGGATTCCGAATGGGACGATTAAAGCAACTGTATTAATCGAAACCATCCATGCTTCTTTTGAAATGGATGAAATTTTATATGAACTTCGTGATCATTCAGCCGGACTGAATTGCGGGCGCTGGGATTATATTTTTAGTTTCTTAAAAAGTTTTCGTAATCATAATGAATTCTTGCTTCCAGATCGGGCGCAAGTTACGATGACAGCTCCGTTTATGCGCTCGTATTCTTTAAAAGTAATTCAAACGTGTCATCGCCGGAATGCACCAGCAATTGGCGGAATGGCAGCGCAAATTCCGATTAAAAATAACCCGGAAGCAAATGAAGCTGCTTTTGAAAAAGTGCGTATGGATAAAGAGCGTGAGGCTTTAGACGGACATGATGGGACTTGGGTTGCCCACCCGGGACTTGTACCGGTTGCGATGGAAGTGTTCGATCACATTATGAAAACGCCGAATCAAATTTTTAGAAAACGTGAAGAGATTTATGTAACAGAAAAGGATTTGTTAGAAGTACCGATGGGAACGATTACAGAAGAAGGACTTCGTATGAATATTAGCGTTGGTATTCAATATATTGCATCGTGGTTAAGTGGCCGCGGAGCAGCACCGATTTACAATTTGATGGAAGATGCAGCGACTGCAGAAATTTCACGAGCGCAAGTATGGCAATGGATTCGTCATGAAGGCGGGAAGCTAAATGACGGTCGTAACATTACATTTGCTTTAGTGGAAGAATTCAAGGCAGAAGAGCTAGCGAAAATAGAACGCGAGATTGGCAGGGAGCAATTCGAGAAAGGTAGATTTGTAGAAGCAACAAAGCTCTTTACTAATTTAATTCGTAATGATGAGTTTGAAACATTTTTAACATTACCAGGTTATGAGATTTTATAAAAGGAAAAGGGGATGGAAGAGATGACAAACGAAAGAGTACAAAAGTTACAAGAAAGCTGGGAGTTAGATGAGCGTTGGAAAGGGGTAACGCGTCCTTATTCTGCTGAGGATGTAATTCGCCTTCGCGGGTCAATTGATATTGAACATACGTTAGCACACAAGGGAGCAGAAAAACTTTGGAAATCGCTTCATACAGAAGAGTATATTAATGCGCTTGGTGCATTAACAGGAAACCAAGCGATGCAACAAGTAAAAGCAGGATTAAAAGCAATTTATTTAAGCGGCTGGCAAGTGGCAGCGGATGCCAATTTATCTGGACACATGTATCCGGACCAAAGTTTATATCCAGCGAACAGTGTACCAGCTGTTGTAAAACGTATCAATCAAACGCTGCAACGTGCGGATCAAATTCAGCATATGGAAGGCAGCAGTGATACAGATTATTTCGTTCCGATTGTTGCCGATGCGGAAGCAGGATTTGGCGGGCAATTAAACGTGTTTGAATTAATGAAAGGTATGATTGAAGCAGGTGCATCAGGCGTGCACTTTGAAGACCAGTTATCTTCAGAGAAAAAATGCGGACATTTAGGCGGAAAAGTATTACTACCAACGCAAACAGCGGTACGTAATCTAATTTCTGCGCGCTTAGCTGCGGATGTAATGGGGACTCCAACAATTATTGTAGCGAGAACAGATGCAGATGCTGCGGATTTAATTACGAGTGATATTGATCCAGTTGATCAAGAATTTATTACAGGAGAGAGAACGCCAGAAGGTTTCTACCGGACAAAGGCTGGGCTTGATCAAGCAATTGCGCGCGGTTTAGCATATGCGCCATATGCAGATCTTGTTTGGTGTGAAACATCTGAACCGAATTTAGAAGATGCGAAGCGTTTTGCGGAAGCAATTCATGCGGAATATCCAGGGAAATTATTAGCGTATAACTGTTCACCATCCTTTAACTGGAAACAAAAACTAGATGAAAAAACAATCGCAACTTTCCAAAAAGAAATTGCTTCGTACGGATACAAATTTCAATTCGTTACACTAGCAGGATTCCATGCGCTCAACTACGGCATGTTTGAACTTGCGCGTGGTTATAAAGAACGCGGAATGGCAGCGTATTCTGAACTGCAACAAGCAGAATTTGCGGCAGAACAGTATGGCTATTCTGCAACGCGCCATCAACGCGAAGTTGGAACGGGTTACTTTGATGAAGTAGCGCAAGTAATCACAGGCGGAACATCTTCTACAATGGCCTTGAAAGGTTCTACGGAAGAGGCGCAGTTTACGAAGTAAGTGAGGGAGCGGGTGTCCTTTAAGGGCACCTGCTTTTATTTTGGATGTATTTGATTGGTGAAAGTGTTCTAGTAACGCCGGTACCAAAAATTAGAAAAAATATTTCCGAAAAATATTGTACATTCTATTTTAAGTATGCTATGATTATCTCAGTTGAATAACTAAATCAAGCAATCCATATATTATCAAGTGCTGAAAACGAACGAGAAAAAGTATGTGAGAACTGTTTTATGTTTCGTATTTGATAATGTGTGGATTCTTTTTTTACGTATGAAAACTAAAAAAATTTCTATTTTCTTAGGAGGAAATAATTATGACAGTAACAGGACAAGTAAAATGGTTTAACAATGAAAAAGGTTTCGGTTTCATCGAAGTTCCAGGCGGAAACGACGTATTCGTTCACTTCTCTGCAATCACAACTGAAGGTTTCAAATCTTTAGAAGAAGGCGAAAAAGTTAGCTTCGAAATCGAAGATGGCAACCGCGGACCTCAAGCTAAAAACGTTGTAAAACTATAATTTTATAGTACGTGAAAAAAAGGATGGCTTATGCCATCCTTTTTTTTTCGACATTCTGATATAAAAGGAACCACATGATTCCTTTTATAATTTTTTGTTAACCTGTACAGGGTTTTGTGTACTGAATAAGGAATCGTTCAATAATACTATGAAAGTGGTGGGGAAATTGCCTCCGTACTTTTCTGTAGAATTTTCATTTGACAGTAAAGAGATATATCCGAATTTTGTAAATGATATATATGGTGTGTTTTTTAATAATCATTTTACATTTAAACATTCATACGATAAAGACAATTGTAGTATTGATCAAATAATAAATTGGAATCAAAGTAATCTAGAAAAAGAGGTAACAAATGCATTTACGCTCTTAACCGAAGTACCTTATTATAAACAAATCATTTTAGAAAATGAATGGTATCGGGAGGTGAGATTATTTTGGATGTATTTGAGAAGTGAAATTCGTTTGATTTTAATTACACCAGAGAATGAAGTACTAGATAATAACGAAAGGTTTATTCCGAGTAAAATAGCACCATTTTTACATATCTCAAAAAAAGTATGGGAATTAACAAATGTGTCTGCGATTCAAACCAGTCTAGAATGTGATGGAGGTACGACAATGCTATATAAACTCCAAAATAGACAAGAACAGCTATGGGTTCGTGCGTTTGCGATTGTAAATGAAAGTATGATAGATGTACCACATAATTATGATATGTATAAAATTGAAAGAAATGGTGTGGTATTAGTAAACAAATAGTGAAATGATTTATCCCGCTATTCGCGGGCAGTAAGCTCTCACCTTAAGATTCAGAGAGAAATGATAAAGACGGATGGAAGATGAATTGCCCGTAAAAGCCTTCACTTTATGTACATTAAATAACCCACCTCTTTTGTTACAAATATTTCAAAAAAGAAAAAAACTATTTTTTTATAACTATATATCTTTTTTATGGTAGAGAAATATGGAGATTTTATATAGATATTTGTATGAAGTAATATTATGAAATTTTAAAGTTTTATAAAGAAATGTAAAATATTTGAAAATATAATCGGTTTTGGTTTTTTAAATGGTACAATTATCCATGCAGCTGCTACTATGAATTGTAAGAAAAATAATGAAGGAGCGAGTGTAGGATGGGTGAACAAGTAGAACGTTATGTCGAAAATTATGTCGTAAACAAGAAAACTATGGCCTTACTTCCGGTTATTTTAGGTGAAAAGCGTATTGTAACACGAGTGGTTGAAGTAGAAGACTCTTTTTTTATGTATCAAAAACCTCTTGATATTGTAGAACAAAGTTGTCGCAAGCACGGATCTAGTTTTTTAGGTAGAAAAGACGGCACAAAAGAGTTGACGCGTATCACGCACAAAGCACCCATTGCGATTAGCCCAACAGATCAGCTTTACTTTTTTCCTACGTATTCTTATTCTAGAAAGGAATGTGCG
Coding sequences within it:
- a CDS encoding SCO family protein, whose amino-acid sequence is MKKIYITFTLGLIIVIGIGIYYFTDYRKASAEIPRGIVMEDVNGTTLSFDQLPKKLKLVEFIYTKCPDICPVTTYKMKHLRDELEKEKLFGTKVEFITITIDPKFDTKEILTTYSNTFEMKKTKGWHLLRGDEDETKKLADTFNFQYRDPGSGLYIHTSNSYLLDENDRLIAVFGMGERGFNSKKVLEKIKDAL
- a CDS encoding M48 family metallopeptidase, which codes for MKKVITWSLFLYVGFALFIYWYLFGWNHEIIPDMYKGTSADPETFMNARELTLSQDYSRVKNLLFFLSTPLEWIILLLVLVLGISKRFEKWSKETAKVRVIQVAIYLFYLSLLTTALALPLQWISHQISIDYGISTQSTASWIKDHVIDFWVNYIMMFLIVSVLLGLIHKFPKRWWLAGWALSVPFTIFLTFVQPVLIDPLYHDFSTLQNKELEEKILAIADRAHIPTEHVYEVNMSEKTTALNAYVTGIGSNSRIVLWDTTLQQLKDKEILFIMAHEMGHYVMKHIYWGVASYIVLTFIGMYLISRIINMCVRKWGDTLRLSKMACLSIIPLFFLISSVLSFAVSPLSNYVSRIEERAADQYALDMTKDGKAGVKTFQYLSKTSLSQVNPPALVKFFLYTHPPIFERIHAFEQYEKEKK
- a CDS encoding DUF3626 domain-containing protein, with protein sequence MELSRSQLFALEHITKYGRNHKQEAKATINHILKMSSISDKIFENAVANLKSHARISLHFHLDRLDSTMKSVAEALLEQGVYKSQFETFLSNGSVSAYPGGERDLWEKRIFGGAYQLEGVTNNQRPKYGALNLMLHPDGPAPRFGSCYFLLSPKASYRSTYTYLDSHQDPKEKGTYEEFDIILAALLEEAFLRDFAIGEKNLTPARLINHLLVNLERPFTDLANKEPKRNLNYYIEAQVHGDISLKKDVEVLVADPSFKDTHVGRTLEQMCLKYSIDLYWHMGFVLMVDEVPADFRGSTMPSLARHIARKNFIDASIIGSAAMDLKRNPVSWSDRGTYKEVLQELKLLWHVLVRYGKPNRKLNERLHN
- a CDS encoding permease, with protein sequence MNELKRYRFFFILLLGLIILTFINQPLGWNALQLTGKSILDMLFLLPPVLIFVGLLDQWVKKETLIKYMGKKSGIYGILFSLLLGGIAAGPLYVAFPIAALLLKKGASIRYIVFFLGVWTTAKLPVIVYEFSSFGAKFTLIHICFGLLFFYLMGIIYEKFYDKRQLLKYDITKEI
- a CDS encoding PadR family transcriptional regulator, whose protein sequence is MKHTGRHTSAFLLLFLTEGDSYGGKLLQKCEEELPVNPIDSAIIYRTLKKLENEGAVESYLDTSDQDKPRKMYKITTVGKKQLEEFQIDIEEKIKNLSFFLDKYKDLKESNHD
- a CDS encoding DUF1648 domain-containing protein — its product is MKTYMRKTKLERWLDVFSILSIVVMIVYIFMNWATLPHTIPTHFNASGEADGFGGKWRIFIHPIVGLGLYIFFNILNRFPNLFNYPTDMTAENKPLIFVNSRKLLSWMNLQIIMFCMYNTWENIQVAITGKTSISMWPFIIFIAALFGTMVFYIVRGMRIANATS
- a CDS encoding DMT family transporter gives rise to the protein MFQKSTTNVLFQTKSLPAIKMIISMSIFGSIGFFSVKTNLPSFELVFVRCICATIFLTLCWIVTGQFKEEKWNRKEVLQILACGVFLVFNWVFLFKAFEVMSVTIAISVYHLAPIIVLMIGSVVFKEKLTVLSVISIVICFLGTILVAGVDGNISLEKLMSSGMVWALLAALFYAFTTLLGKGIKQISAYAMTFLQTFLGVFLLLPFVDFGAFQGLTESNWIAITATGLIHTGFVYYLFFDSLRDLPTRLISVLVFLDPGVAILLDTVFTGFRPTVMQTAGIFLIFIGMALTFQKSKARTGVQEEKAYSEV
- the aceB gene encoding malate synthase A — encoded protein: MSTQTSRVTLALEVLPAYGEILTPEALNFLRELHENFNSRRMSLLQKRVEKQKRINAGEFPSFLPETAHIRAGDWTIAQLPKDLEDRRVEITGPVDRKMVINALNSGAHLFMADFEDSNSPTWHNAIDGQINLRDAVEGTISYKNPSGKEYRLGDKTAVLIVRPRGWHLEEKHMLVDGEKMSGSLVDFGLYFFHNAKTLLEKGSGPYLYLPKMESYLEARLWNDVFIFAQKYIGIPNGTIKATVLIETIHASFEMDEILYELRDHSAGLNCGRWDYIFSFLKSFRNHNEFLLPDRAQVTMTAPFMRSYSLKVIQTCHRRNAPAIGGMAAQIPIKNNPEANEAAFEKVRMDKEREALDGHDGTWVAHPGLVPVAMEVFDHIMKTPNQIFRKREEIYVTEKDLLEVPMGTITEEGLRMNISVGIQYIASWLSGRGAAPIYNLMEDAATAEISRAQVWQWIRHEGGKLNDGRNITFALVEEFKAEELAKIEREIGREQFEKGRFVEATKLFTNLIRNDEFETFLTLPGYEIL
- the aceA gene encoding isocitrate lyase → MTNERVQKLQESWELDERWKGVTRPYSAEDVIRLRGSIDIEHTLAHKGAEKLWKSLHTEEYINALGALTGNQAMQQVKAGLKAIYLSGWQVAADANLSGHMYPDQSLYPANSVPAVVKRINQTLQRADQIQHMEGSSDTDYFVPIVADAEAGFGGQLNVFELMKGMIEAGASGVHFEDQLSSEKKCGHLGGKVLLPTQTAVRNLISARLAADVMGTPTIIVARTDADAADLITSDIDPVDQEFITGERTPEGFYRTKAGLDQAIARGLAYAPYADLVWCETSEPNLEDAKRFAEAIHAEYPGKLLAYNCSPSFNWKQKLDEKTIATFQKEIASYGYKFQFVTLAGFHALNYGMFELARGYKERGMAAYSELQQAEFAAEQYGYSATRHQREVGTGYFDEVAQVITGGTSSTMALKGSTEEAQFTK
- a CDS encoding cold-shock protein, encoding MTVTGQVKWFNNEKGFGFIEVPGGNDVFVHFSAITTEGFKSLEEGEKVSFEIEDGNRGPQAKNVVKL
- a CDS encoding competence protein ComK, with the translated sequence MGEQVERYVENYVVNKKTMALLPVILGEKRIVTRVVEVEDSFFMYQKPLDIVEQSCRKHGSSFLGRKDGTKELTRITHKAPIAISPTDQLYFFPTYSYSRKECAWLSHFHIANNKELADGNLIIRFINGLAVKLEISKSSFENQQNRTAKLRTEYEDRKNKQGRIHFKQVDKEDESTLKPAYEKAYLVKEEDEKE